A window of Desulfuromonas sp. genomic DNA:
GACTGCCTTATGGATCATAACCATGCTGTTGCGCGATCCCGGAATGGCACCCTTGATAAGAAGAATGTTCTGCTCCGGGCGAATCTCTACGACTTCCAGATTCTGGGCGGTCGTATTTTCATTACCCATCTGGCCAGCCATTTTCTTGCCCTTGAAAACCTTTGCCGGCCAGGCACTGGCACCAATCGCACCGGCGCGTCGATGGAATTTCGAACCATGAGTGGCCCGTCCACCGGAAAAGCCCCAACGCTTGATAACGCCCTGGAACCCTTTGCCCTTGCTGGTACCGCTGACATCGATCTTGTCACCGGCCGAGAAAACCGTATTGCAGGTAATTTCGTCGCCAACATTATAGTCGTCGATATTATCGGCCTGTACTTCGCGCAGAAAGGCGAAACTTCCCTTGCCGGCCGCCTTGAAGTGACCCATCTCTGCCTTGTTGGTGCGCTGGGCCTTCTTGGTTCCGAATCCGAGCTGCAGGGCATTATAGCCGTCGGTCTGCTCT
This region includes:
- a CDS encoding 50S ribosomal protein L3, which encodes MIQAIIGKKLGMTQVFTANGQRVPVTVVEAGPCTVLQKKQEQTDGYNALQLGFGTKKAQRTNKAEMGHFKAAGKGSFAFLREVQADNIDDYNVGDEITCNTVFSAGDKIDVSGTSKGKGFQGVIKRWGFSGGRATHGSKFHRRAGAIGASAWPAKVFKGKKMAGQMGNENTTAQNLEVVEIRPEQNILLIKGAIPGSRNSMVMIHKAVKAAK